In Paenibacillus sonchi, a single genomic region encodes these proteins:
- a CDS encoding copper amine oxidase N-terminal domain-containing protein — MNKRQILSGTLAAFLSLMPLTDVFAANTPSIIVNSKAVKTEVIPILKNGVTLVPVKTISELPNTTISWDNASKTVTVVNKITQQKSTFKLNSKYVMIGNERKEIQVPVSIINGRVFVPLRVISEASGAVVVWEQQKQTVYIAKPTNQTIKDLESSDLSVRRKAAVSGTPKVDALTSPSADRKVNNNDVFYFPKGESNQYFYLYGDVIEYHQIKNNIDYKTWQANIGTSNDSIQLINNKEGLAFKGNVGVLSEEGIRPKITGEYVYYNMNIMGGIARYGLVNSEGKVTELGMNDDITSIKDFFIIPNE; from the coding sequence ATGAATAAAAGACAAATCCTATCAGGAACTCTTGCTGCATTTTTAAGCTTAATGCCATTGACTGATGTATTTGCTGCGAACACTCCTTCAATTATCGTTAATAGTAAAGCTGTGAAGACAGAGGTCATTCCAATACTTAAAAATGGGGTTACATTAGTTCCAGTAAAAACTATAAGCGAACTTCCCAATACAACAATATCCTGGGACAATGCATCAAAGACAGTAACTGTAGTCAATAAGATAACGCAGCAGAAGTCAACATTCAAATTAAATAGCAAATATGTCATGATTGGTAATGAGCGCAAAGAAATTCAGGTTCCTGTTTCTATTATTAATGGCAGAGTCTTTGTTCCGCTTCGGGTTATCAGTGAAGCATCTGGAGCTGTTGTCGTTTGGGAACAACAAAAACAAACTGTGTATATCGCTAAACCAACAAATCAAACCATTAAAGATCTGGAGTCGAGCGACTTGTCCGTCAGAAGAAAAGCTGCAGTTTCCGGGACACCAAAAGTTGATGCCCTGACCTCTCCTTCTGCTGATCGTAAGGTAAATAACAATGACGTTTTTTATTTTCCAAAAGGTGAATCTAATCAATACTTCTATTTATACGGTGATGTAATCGAATATCATCAAATAAAAAACAACATCGATTACAAGACTTGGCAGGCTAACATTGGTACCTCGAATGATTCCATTCAGCTCATAAATAACAAAGAAGGCTTAGCTTTCAAAGGAAATGTTGGTGTTTTATCGGAAGAGGGAATACGGCCTAAAATTACTGGTGAGTACGTATACTATAACATGAACATTATGGGCGGGATTGCTAGGTACGGACTAGTCAATTCGGAAGGCAAGGTTACTGAGCTGGGGATGAACGATGATATCACTTCAATAAAGGACTTTTTTATAATACCTAATGAATAA
- a CDS encoding helix-turn-helix domain-containing protein: MKKAQNGDKESMEDILSLFSVDIEYLSKFIMLPREEAIQTLKIELINIVYQDL, from the coding sequence GTGAAAAAAGCGCAAAACGGTGACAAAGAATCCATGGAGGATATCCTAAGTCTTTTCTCGGTAGATATCGAATATTTGTCCAAGTTCATTATGCTGCCCCGGGAAGAGGCCATCCAGACCTTGAAGATCGAACTTATAAATATTGTTTATCAGGATCTATGA
- a CDS encoding HYR domain-containing protein produces MKHSKRKVKHVQQGRLGIITKWLCLLLLILLLAPGAVFGSGKMFLNGPSGAEAGKVYAAVYDTESPAKQTVRNSVYQSVYDSVYGLDPTLGVILHHGAYQMNLLAVRDVEGSMTAVSPLLQQIRLSQASGVIPGGRGFMLPQVVAVKDLAGNPLAGVPVTFTASEDSTITAVMRGLNSTGITVLTDDNGYASAANTFTGYAGEGYQVYSKSTGVIKTLDVKATVPGLQPVTFKVEIGAVGSNLIDTTPPAIMATARTDAGAPYIAGTWTNHSVTVHYSATDTLSAIKSLTPDQSFTAEGAGQMATGKAVDSAASSDEDKNHYSTTTFGPINIDKSAPVTTVTAPGAESGSWSHDKVQLHLAAEDPYSGVDSLYYKLGENDAVKTAGSSADVEINQEGTTTVTYWAVDKTGNAEAAQTATVKIDKSGPVMSSILSPEANAKGWNSTDVTVSLTASDVNSGVKEIHYTLGAAGEEKIVAGTTATFAVQTEGITPLAFWAVDQAGNSTPVQKTEVKIDKTVPVVTVPADITMEAKGIRTSVDIGQASVKDISVPDVSISNDAPADYPIGTTTVKWTAVDPVGNTSSQVQKITVKDTTKPVLTVQGDIVVEATAVKTPVVVTGASATDIFPVIVVNDAPKEFPIGTTKVTWTATDANSNVITATQKVIVVDTVKPVLTIPANITKEAEGRRTAVFMGTATAEDIFKVNITNNAPADFPVGTTEVSWTAKDENGNVSTAKQLITVKDTTKPVMVIPQDITIEATSPRMELEIGKAQVTDLFDVLVINNAPEYFKVGVTKVTWTATDEHGNITSADQNVTVIDSIDPVLTVPKDVSAEATGIKTPVELGEATATDIFKVIVTNNAPDSYTVGKTIVTWTATDENGNVTKKTQTVTITDTTKPLVTLPSDKTAEATGERTKVDIGKPVVTEIFPVTITHNAPADFPLGTTEVTWTVTDENGNATIGTQKIKIVDTTKPKLTAPADLTVEATAVRSKVSLGQPVVTDLFKVTVINDAPIDFPVGVTKVTWMATDASGNVAISTQNVKVIDSTNPKLYMPEDVRVEATAVRTPVQIGIATATDIFPVVITSNAPADYPVGTTEVTWTATDANGNMTAGKQKVTVVDTTLPVLKVPADISTEATAVNTPVNIGQATATDLFAVTITSNAPASYPLGKTIVTWKATDANGNISSETQTITIVDTTAPSIAEIADLTVEASGRETQVQLAVPEVTDIFGIAAMTSDAPAAFPIGATEVTWTAKDKNGNLSTRKQKVIVADTTKPVLSVPEDVQAEASALQTPVEIGTATATDLFAVTVKSNAPASYPLGVTEVIWTATDEHGNVSTGVQKITVTDTTKPVLTVPEDLEVEATAVKTPVKIGQAAATDIYKVTITSNAPEAYLLGVTEVIWTAADANGNVSTKVQKIKVVDTTKPVLTVPEDQTVEATAVKTPVEIGMAAVTDIFKYTLVNNAPEAYPLGTTEVTWTATDVNGNVSTMVQKIKVVDTTKPVLTVPEDKTVEATAVKTPVEIGQASSSDIFKFTLVNDAPEAYPLGTTEVTWTATDENGNVSTKVQKIKVVDTTKPVLTVPEDKTVEATAVKTPVEIGMAAASDIFKFTLVNDAPEAYPLGTTEVTWTATDVNGNKTTGVQRITVVDTTQPVLKFKGSLNLTKEATALATPVELEVPEVLELFPFTLTTDAPGYGDEHPVTSGDHITAKFLLGTTKVTWTAKDANGNAMIGIVTVTITDTVKPVLKLPADITLEATAVKTPVEIGQATATDIYDVTVTSNAPEDYPLGTTEVTWTAKDANGNVTTGVQKITVVDTTKPGLILPVDKTVEATALKTPVEIGLATGTDIFKVTVTSNAPEDYALGTTEVKWTATDVNGNVTTGVQKITVVDTTKPGLILPVDKTVEATGLKTPVEIGLATGTDIFKVTVTSNAPEDYALGTTEVKWTATDVNGNVTTGVQKITVVDTTKPGLILPVDKTVEATGLKTPVEIGQAKGTDIFKVTVTSNAPEDYPLGTTEVKWTATDENGNVTTGVQKITVVDTTKPVLKAPADIAAAATGVKTPVSLGQATVSDIFGYTLENDAPADGFPVGKTAVTWTATDANGNVSTAVQYVTVTQVFKVQSYNGNRNSVTSKISPRISFENTSGSTIQLSNIKIRYYYTIDGEKMQGFYSDYSRVSGSSSRNILSYTEGSFQKTASRNGSDYYLEISFSSGAGSLKPGEKVQIQCTFWKSNFSAYTQTNDYSFNTWATDYTDTNKITVYSSGKLIAGMEP; encoded by the coding sequence ATGAAACATTCGAAAAGAAAAGTAAAGCATGTGCAGCAAGGAAGGTTAGGCATCATCACCAAATGGCTGTGCCTTTTGCTCCTGATCTTGTTGCTGGCTCCCGGGGCTGTGTTTGGATCAGGGAAAATGTTCCTGAACGGCCCGTCGGGTGCGGAGGCAGGAAAAGTGTATGCAGCGGTGTATGATACAGAATCTCCCGCTAAACAGACGGTCAGAAATTCAGTCTACCAATCCGTATATGATTCAGTGTACGGGCTGGACCCGACACTCGGAGTCATCCTGCACCACGGTGCCTATCAGATGAACCTGCTTGCCGTCCGTGATGTGGAAGGGTCAATGACCGCGGTGTCACCGCTGCTCCAGCAGATCCGATTGTCCCAGGCTTCGGGTGTCATTCCGGGCGGACGCGGGTTTATGCTTCCGCAGGTGGTAGCTGTCAAGGATCTGGCAGGCAACCCGCTTGCCGGGGTTCCTGTTACTTTTACAGCTTCTGAAGACAGCACGATCACAGCAGTTATGCGGGGGCTTAACAGCACTGGAATCACAGTTTTAACGGATGACAACGGGTATGCCTCTGCAGCCAACACTTTTACGGGTTATGCGGGGGAAGGGTATCAGGTCTACTCTAAGAGTACCGGTGTCATTAAGACACTGGATGTAAAAGCCACGGTCCCGGGTCTGCAGCCGGTCACCTTCAAGGTGGAAATCGGTGCCGTAGGCTCCAATCTGATCGATACCACGCCGCCCGCGATTATGGCAACGGCGCGAACCGATGCCGGAGCTCCTTACATTGCCGGAACATGGACCAACCATTCCGTGACGGTTCATTACTCGGCAACCGATACTTTATCCGCGATTAAATCGTTGACCCCCGATCAGAGCTTTACCGCTGAAGGAGCGGGGCAGATGGCAACGGGTAAAGCTGTCGACAGCGCAGCTTCGAGTGATGAGGATAAGAACCATTATTCCACCACGACCTTTGGACCCATTAACATTGATAAAAGCGCCCCGGTTACGACGGTAACTGCGCCGGGAGCGGAATCCGGCAGCTGGAGCCACGATAAGGTGCAGCTTCATTTGGCCGCAGAGGACCCGTATTCAGGTGTCGACTCCCTCTATTATAAGCTGGGTGAGAATGACGCCGTGAAAACGGCAGGCAGCAGTGCAGATGTTGAGATTAACCAAGAAGGAACAACTACGGTCACCTATTGGGCTGTGGATAAAACCGGGAATGCGGAAGCTGCCCAGACAGCAACCGTTAAAATCGATAAAAGCGGTCCGGTCATGTCCAGCATTCTTAGCCCTGAGGCGAATGCAAAAGGCTGGAACAGCACCGATGTTACGGTTTCCCTCACGGCCTCGGATGTAAACTCGGGGGTTAAGGAAATTCACTATACTCTGGGTGCAGCCGGAGAAGAGAAGATTGTTGCGGGAACAACGGCAACATTTGCTGTCCAGACTGAAGGGATCACGCCACTTGCGTTCTGGGCTGTAGACCAGGCAGGAAACAGTACTCCTGTACAAAAGACTGAAGTGAAGATAGACAAAACGGTTCCGGTAGTCACTGTACCGGCAGACATCACGATGGAGGCAAAGGGGATTCGAACGTCTGTCGATATTGGGCAAGCCTCCGTGAAGGATATTTCGGTCCCTGATGTATCCATCTCAAACGATGCCCCGGCGGATTATCCGATCGGAACAACAACCGTGAAATGGACTGCTGTGGACCCGGTAGGGAACACCTCCTCGCAGGTGCAGAAAATCACGGTGAAGGATACCACCAAGCCTGTGCTTACCGTGCAGGGGGATATTGTGGTTGAAGCGACTGCTGTAAAAACACCGGTTGTGGTCACCGGGGCATCGGCAACCGATATTTTCCCGGTCATTGTGGTCAATGATGCTCCGAAGGAATTCCCTATCGGCACGACAAAGGTCACATGGACGGCTACAGATGCGAACAGCAACGTTATTACAGCTACGCAAAAGGTAATTGTCGTCGATACGGTTAAGCCTGTACTGACGATACCTGCGAACATCACCAAGGAAGCTGAAGGCAGAAGAACTGCGGTTTTCATGGGTACGGCGACAGCGGAAGATATTTTTAAAGTGAATATCACCAATAATGCACCGGCAGACTTTCCGGTAGGGACGACCGAAGTCAGCTGGACGGCTAAAGACGAGAACGGGAATGTCTCTACAGCCAAGCAATTGATTACGGTTAAAGATACAACCAAGCCTGTAATGGTCATTCCGCAGGACATCACCATCGAGGCAACCAGTCCGCGGATGGAGCTGGAGATTGGAAAGGCTCAGGTTACAGATTTGTTCGATGTGCTGGTCATCAATAATGCCCCGGAATATTTTAAGGTAGGGGTTACCAAGGTGACCTGGACGGCTACTGACGAGCATGGCAATATCACGAGTGCGGATCAGAATGTTACCGTTATCGACAGTATTGACCCAGTGCTCACCGTGCCTAAGGATGTCTCAGCAGAAGCCACTGGAATCAAGACGCCGGTGGAACTGGGAGAGGCAACAGCTACGGATATTTTTAAGGTCATTGTTACCAATAATGCCCCGGATAGCTATACTGTCGGAAAAACGATCGTGACCTGGACAGCTACCGACGAGAATGGCAACGTCACCAAGAAAACGCAGACAGTTACCATTACTGATACCACCAAGCCGCTGGTTACGCTGCCAAGCGATAAGACGGCAGAAGCGACCGGGGAAAGAACAAAGGTAGACATCGGCAAGCCGGTGGTGACGGAAATATTCCCGGTGACCATTACCCATAATGCACCGGCGGATTTCCCGCTGGGAACGACGGAAGTGACCTGGACGGTTACCGATGAGAATGGCAATGCGACCATAGGCACGCAAAAGATCAAGATAGTAGATACGACTAAACCTAAGCTCACAGCGCCTGCGGATCTCACCGTAGAGGCGACGGCGGTCAGATCCAAAGTCTCCCTTGGCCAGCCCGTTGTGACAGATTTGTTCAAAGTTACTGTCATTAATGATGCGCCAATTGACTTTCCGGTAGGGGTTACCAAGGTGACCTGGATGGCTACGGATGCGAGCGGCAATGTGGCTATTAGCACACAGAATGTAAAGGTTATAGATTCTACCAATCCAAAACTCTATATGCCTGAGGATGTCCGGGTTGAAGCCACTGCCGTTAGAACACCGGTCCAGATTGGCATTGCCACGGCCACGGATATTTTTCCGGTTGTGATCACCAGCAATGCGCCGGCAGATTATCCGGTCGGTACGACTGAAGTCACCTGGACGGCCACGGATGCCAACGGAAATATGACAGCAGGCAAACAAAAAGTGACTGTGGTCGATACAACACTCCCGGTGCTGAAGGTTCCGGCAGATATCAGCACAGAAGCTACAGCGGTTAACACACCTGTCAACATTGGACAGGCGACGGCAACCGATTTGTTTGCAGTAACGATTACAAGCAATGCTCCGGCAAGCTATCCGCTGGGCAAAACGATTGTGACCTGGAAAGCCACCGACGCGAATGGCAATATCAGCAGCGAAACACAGACCATAACAATAGTAGATACAACCGCACCCTCAATCGCAGAAATCGCGGATCTGACGGTGGAGGCAAGCGGCCGGGAAACGCAGGTTCAGCTCGCGGTCCCGGAAGTAACGGATATTTTCGGAATTGCTGCCATGACTAGTGACGCTCCGGCTGCATTTCCTATCGGTGCTACAGAGGTGACTTGGACGGCTAAGGATAAGAACGGCAACCTGTCGACCCGCAAGCAGAAGGTTATTGTGGCGGATACGACAAAGCCGGTTCTGAGCGTGCCGGAGGATGTGCAGGCAGAGGCTTCAGCATTACAGACACCTGTCGAGATCGGGACGGCGACAGCGACGGATTTATTCGCTGTTACTGTAAAAAGCAATGCCCCTGCGTCCTATCCATTAGGCGTAACCGAAGTGATCTGGACAGCTACGGATGAGCATGGCAATGTGTCCACAGGCGTGCAGAAGATTACTGTGACAGATACCACGAAGCCGGTGCTGACTGTGCCGGAAGATCTGGAAGTGGAAGCCACGGCCGTGAAGACCCCTGTAAAGATCGGTCAAGCGGCAGCGACAGATATTTATAAAGTTACGATTACCAGTAACGCTCCGGAAGCCTATCTTTTGGGGGTAACGGAAGTCATTTGGACCGCGGCCGATGCGAACGGAAATGTGTCCACGAAGGTGCAGAAGATCAAGGTTGTAGATACGACGAAGCCGGTGCTCACCGTGCCGGAGGACCAGACTGTAGAAGCTACGGCGGTCAAGACTCCAGTGGAGATTGGTATGGCGGCGGTGACGGATATTTTCAAATATACTCTCGTAAATAATGCCCCGGAAGCCTATCCGCTGGGTACAACCGAGGTCACCTGGACGGCCACGGATGTGAACGGAAATGTGTCCACGATGGTGCAGAAGATCAAGGTCGTGGATACAACGAAGCCGGTGCTTACTGTGCCGGAGGACAAGACTGTAGAAGCCACGGCGGTCAAAACTCCAGTGGAGATTGGTCAGGCGTCGTCGTCGGATATTTTCAAATTTACGCTTGTAAATGATGCCCCGGAAGCTTATCCGCTGGGTACAACCGAGGTCACCTGGACGGCCACGGATGAGAACGGAAATGTGTCCACGAAGGTGCAGAAGATCAAGGTCGTGGATACGACGAAGCCGGTGCTCACCGTGCCGGAGGACAAGACTGTAGAAGCCACGGCGGTCAAGACTCCGGTGGAGATTGGCATGGCGGCGGCATCGGATATTTTCAAATTTACGCTTGTAAATGATGCCCCGGAAGCTTATCCGCTGGGTACAACCGAGGTCACCTGGACGGCCACGGATGTGAATGGCAATAAGACCACTGGGGTGCAGCGCATTACCGTTGTGGATACCACACAGCCAGTGCTGAAATTCAAAGGCTCCCTGAATCTGACCAAGGAAGCAACCGCCCTGGCAACGCCAGTGGAGCTGGAAGTGCCTGAGGTGCTGGAGCTGTTCCCATTCACATTAACTACAGATGCTCCAGGGTATGGCGATGAACATCCGGTCACTTCAGGGGATCACATCACAGCGAAGTTCCTGCTGGGAACAACAAAGGTCACCTGGACGGCTAAGGATGCCAACGGAAATGCCATGATTGGAATTGTAACGGTGACCATAACGGATACGGTCAAGCCCGTGCTCAAGCTGCCGGCAGACATCACTTTAGAAGCAACTGCAGTGAAGACACCGGTTGAGATTGGCCAAGCCACAGCAACAGATATCTATGATGTGACCGTCACCAGCAACGCTCCAGAGGATTACCCGCTGGGGACAACGGAAGTCACCTGGACGGCAAAAGATGCCAACGGCAATGTAACCACAGGCGTGCAGAAGATCACGGTGGTGGATACCACGAAACCGGGTCTGATCTTACCGGTTGATAAGACGGTCGAAGCGACCGCGCTGAAGACACCGGTGGAAATTGGCTTGGCGACAGGCACGGACATTTTCAAGGTAACCGTCACCAGCAACGCTCCAGAGGATTATGCGCTGGGCACTACAGAAGTGAAGTGGACGGCAACCGATGTCAACGGCAATGTAACCACAGGCGTGCAGAAGATCACGGTGGTGGATACCACGAAACCGGGTCTGATCTTACCGGTTGATAAGACGGTCGAGGCGACCGGACTCAAGACACCGGTGGAAATTGGCTTGGCGACAGGCACGGACATTTTCAAGGTAACCGTCACCAGCAACGCTCCAGAGGATTATGCGCTGGGCACTACAGAAGTGAAGTGGACGGCAACCGATGTCAACGGCAATGTAACCACAGGCGTGCAGAAGATCACGGTGGTGGATACCACGAAACCGGGTCTGATCTTACCGGTTGATAAGACGGTCGAGGCGACCGGGCTTAAGACTCCGGTGGAAATTGGCCAAGCAAAGGGAACGGACATTTTCAAAGTAACCGTCACCAGCAATGCTCCAGAGGATTATCCGCTGGGTACTACAGAAGTGAAATGGACAGCAACTGATGAGAACGGCAATGTAACCACAGGCGTGCAGAAGATCACAGTGGTGGATACAACGAAGCCGGTGCTGAAAGCACCAGCGGACATAGCTGCCGCAGCGACAGGGGTCAAAACTCCTGTATCCTTGGGTCAAGCCACAGTGAGCGATATTTTCGGATACACATTAGAGAATGATGCTCCTGCGGATGGTTTCCCGGTTGGAAAAACAGCTGTTACCTGGACCGCTACCGATGCGAACGGAAATGTATCTACGGCAGTCCAGTACGTAACCGTTACTCAGGTATTCAAAGTCCAATCGTATAACGGCAACAGAAACAGTGTCACAAGTAAGATTTCACCAAGAATCTCCTTCGAGAACACCAGCGGCAGCACCATTCAGCTCTCAAACATTAAGATCAGATATTACTACACCATTGATGGAGAGAAAATGCAGGGCTTCTATTCCGATTATTCACGGGTATCGGGGTCCAGCAGCAGAAACATTCTATCCTACACCGAGGGAAGCTTTCAAAAGACTGCAAGCAGGAACGGAAGCGATTATTATCTGGAGATCAGCTTCTCCAGCGGTGCCGGAAGCTTGAAGCCGGGTGAAAAAGTGCAAATCCAGTGCACGTTCTGGAAATCTAATTTTTCCGCCTATACACAGACTAACGATTATTCCTTCAACACATGGGCTACAGATTATACAGACACCAATAAAATCACGGTTTACTCCTCAGGCAAGCTGATTGCAGGTATGGAACCGTAA
- a CDS encoding CPBP family intramembrane glutamic endopeptidase, whose product MKEHLAKRGHPVLFSLMLGVVLTLLVSVASAAASIMELDDTGVRFAQACAFFLMAVIVTVYMSRSSRPRGSYGFKRFDGVKEKRALYYIPLLVIVLIQPAMAGINTRLSWIEVGSILLLTVCVGFTEETIFRGIIREKLRFKGPVFYIVFSSVFFGILHMANALNGTDLIHIVLQVINALLLGCILALLIETTDNIIPLIAFHFIYDAFAMVCNENPDMEIPAVALLNILYLLYGIYLIAVLLRRNKAQSLSM is encoded by the coding sequence ATGAAAGAGCACTTGGCAAAAAGAGGACATCCGGTTTTATTTTCACTCATGCTGGGCGTAGTACTGACACTGCTGGTATCGGTAGCTTCAGCGGCAGCGAGCATCATGGAGCTTGACGACACGGGGGTCCGCTTCGCCCAGGCGTGCGCTTTTTTCCTTATGGCCGTGATTGTTACGGTGTACATGAGCAGAAGCAGCAGGCCGCGTGGCAGCTACGGATTCAAAAGGTTCGATGGGGTAAAGGAAAAGCGTGCGCTTTATTACATTCCATTGCTGGTCATCGTGCTGATTCAGCCGGCCATGGCCGGGATTAACACCAGGCTTTCCTGGATCGAGGTGGGGAGTATTCTTCTGCTGACCGTCTGTGTCGGTTTTACAGAAGAAACGATTTTCCGGGGGATCATCCGGGAGAAGCTCCGGTTCAAGGGACCTGTATTTTATATTGTTTTTTCTTCAGTGTTTTTTGGCATCCTGCATATGGCCAATGCGCTGAACGGAACCGATCTTATACATATTGTTCTTCAAGTGATCAATGCGCTGCTGCTGGGCTGTATTCTGGCGCTGTTAATTGAAACAACGGACAACATCATTCCTTTGATTGCATTCCATTTTATTTATGATGCGTTTGCTATGGTTTGCAATGAAAATCCGGATATGGAAATTCCGGCAGTTGCTCTATTAAATATCCTGTATCTGCTGTATGGAATCTATCTAATTGCCGTGCTATTGCGGAGAAACAAAGCTCAGAGCTTGTCTATGTAA
- a CDS encoding serine hydrolase domain-containing protein → MNQMTLQQAIAPLNLRSCLISTRGELRFEHYRDDRTASGIAKINSCTKSVLSSLICIAMDQGLLPDPSSRVAEFFPQLRRDTDTRKQEITLEHLLTLSAGFRWSEFGGLNSFPKMTRSPDWVEYVLEQPLADTPGTRMEYNSGISQLLSAILVQASGMTTARFAEQYLFGPLGIEEYQWEADPQGIHTGGFGLQLRPSALLKFGQLYLQQGRWDGAQLISRERLARSVTTAMHAEAPRRGGYGWHWWTDSYPHAASDGEPPAAMQFYYARGYAGQFVYVLPEPQMVVVLTQDNKRGKNNPPADVFSEHIAPLLVNPDWL, encoded by the coding sequence ATGAATCAGATGACATTACAACAAGCCATTGCCCCGCTGAATCTGAGAAGCTGCCTGATCAGCACCCGGGGCGAGCTTAGATTTGAGCATTACCGGGATGACCGCACCGCTTCCGGGATTGCCAAGATCAACTCCTGTACCAAAAGCGTGCTTTCCTCGCTGATCTGCATTGCAATGGATCAAGGGCTGCTGCCGGACCCTTCGTCAAGGGTTGCCGAATTTTTCCCGCAGCTCCGCCGGGACACGGACACGCGCAAACAGGAGATAACCCTGGAACATCTGCTGACCCTGTCTGCCGGTTTCCGCTGGAGTGAATTCGGCGGGCTGAATTCCTTCCCCAAGATGACCCGCTCCCCCGATTGGGTGGAATATGTGCTGGAACAGCCGCTCGCGGATACTCCGGGGACACGCATGGAGTACAACTCCGGCATATCGCAGCTCTTATCCGCCATTCTGGTTCAAGCCTCGGGGATGACTACGGCACGGTTTGCCGAGCAATATTTGTTCGGACCGCTTGGAATTGAGGAATATCAATGGGAGGCTGATCCTCAAGGCATTCATACAGGCGGATTCGGGCTTCAGCTGCGGCCGTCAGCTCTGTTGAAATTTGGACAGCTCTATTTGCAGCAAGGGCGCTGGGACGGGGCGCAGCTGATTTCGCGGGAGAGGCTTGCACGTTCAGTGACAACGGCAATGCATGCAGAAGCTCCCCGCCGCGGAGGGTACGGCTGGCATTGGTGGACAGATTCCTATCCTCATGCTGCAAGTGACGGGGAGCCTCCAGCCGCCATGCAATTTTATTACGCCAGGGGGTATGCCGGACAATTTGTATACGTATTGCCGGAGCCACAGATGGTCGTCGTTCTGACTCAGGATAACAAGCGCGGCAAAAACAATCCGCCTGCGGATGTCTTCAGCGAACACATTGCGCCTCTGCTTGTGAATCCCGACTGGCTGTAG
- a CDS encoding chemotaxis protein CheA: MVIRLEDDGQGIDAGRIKASALGKGIITEEQAGYLTAQEAVHLIFEPGFSTASAVSEVSGRGVGMDIVRSQIGRLNGIIDIETEPGKGTVFTIRLPLTLAIIKGLLVKVAGRVLILPMYNVAEIVRIAPEEIQVVQGEQAIINHGRIVPLSWLRDKLHYPRAERSTRTIPLVIVRSVDKIAAFAVDEIIGNQEVVIKSLGAYLGTLNHLSGATILGNGRVALILDAAYLVSH; the protein is encoded by the coding sequence GTGGTCATCCGCCTGGAAGACGACGGGCAAGGCATCGACGCGGGGAGAATCAAAGCATCGGCACTCGGCAAAGGAATCATTACCGAAGAGCAGGCCGGTTACTTGACCGCCCAGGAGGCGGTCCATCTGATCTTTGAGCCCGGATTCTCGACGGCTTCAGCGGTCAGTGAAGTCTCCGGCCGGGGGGTCGGCATGGATATTGTTCGCAGTCAGATCGGACGGCTGAATGGTATTATCGATATCGAAACAGAGCCGGGCAAAGGGACCGTCTTCACGATCCGGCTCCCGCTCACGCTGGCCATTATCAAGGGACTGCTTGTGAAGGTTGCCGGCCGGGTCCTGATTCTCCCAATGTACAATGTTGCCGAAATTGTGCGCATTGCCCCGGAAGAAATTCAGGTCGTTCAGGGAGAGCAGGCGATAATCAACCACGGGCGGATTGTGCCGCTCTCCTGGCTGAGGGACAAGCTGCATTATCCCCGGGCGGAACGGAGCACCAGGACTATCCCGCTGGTCATCGTCAGATCTGTCGATAAGATCGCCGCTTTTGCTGTAGATGAGATTATCGGCAACCAGGAGGTTGTCATTAAGTCTCTAGGAGCTTATCTGGGAACCCTGAACCATCTCTCGGGAGCGACTATCCTTGGAAATGGCCGGGTTGCGCTCATCCTGGATGCCGCTTACCTGGTAAGCCATTAA